In Helicoverpa zea isolate HzStark_Cry1AcR chromosome 3, ilHelZeax1.1, whole genome shotgun sequence, the following proteins share a genomic window:
- the LOC124645643 gene encoding fibronectin type-III domain-containing protein 3a isoform X2 — protein sequence MSEGDRNKVDNSQQEGNIKAPTNGTGGPQHYYSTGYPPHFHHVPHHMQHSPPPPAVFQKDERTQRQYSKLKQKLERKQTNRNNGIDANSGASTPSLSPRKEINGRAGSSSGASSGGSGASSGSSLPSSGPSSGASAGCAGSGGTTSSGAWSEEGEASSAEASVQGDGSSAAASVQGDAEPEDETDAQAILDMFAARRTPQITDVSSTSALVIWNLPVPEDVIVPNGELTYDLLLADRGGRYKAIYSGQSLTCRVRDLKPGYEYSVCLQIRAGKLETTSASATFRAPAARPEQMAAPRVTQRARTSLQLRWAAAADNGARLLHYVLEMDDGDGFVEISRPRSRQHTANNLRPQTRYRFRIAAVNDCGRGEWSEETVAWTTGSPPPAPAPPALTSATNESLVLGWERRSDEEFTLQMDDAARGHGFLPVYSGPDRTYVCTGLHRATDYRFRLRCETVDGQGPWSVEVTYRTLPERPGPPGRPTSRGRIHSRAFRLRWEQPVDDGGAAVDCYTLELDAGDGYRPAYRGPEREAHCDRLLPGTPYRARVRCSNEAGLSDWSAAETVTTEAAAPAAPPAPAPAAEPRSTLVSLRWRPPDCTGGAPLTDYRLEILEAQDPEGAARLAYQGPECECIVRDLMPGRLYHTWVTAHNRVGASPSSPALIFATAPAPPDAPDTPTAQLEGARAARLEWSPPRDNGASILDYRLEMSSTNVDDAFSEVYRGADTSCLVSRLVPFSPYFFRVCASNAAGRGAWSGVRDVLTPRAPPAAPAGLRHEATADSLRLQWRPPAAHGAPLLRYRVEVGDAAYDTEGPAPERVVRGLAPDTVYRVRVAALNELGLGEWSDEARAATRPPPPAPPALRCVQAQHNHLRLEWPAAGGEGATYCVEMRSLDARDFRPVYRGSARSCKVKKLREATTYAFRIRASDERGGRGAWSEPLEAATIAAPPPAPRAPTVTQPAPRSALVSWDPLDDAEYLLQCARARDAAYKQVYSGSETQFQLEELEAGAEYLVRVCGVRGGLAGAWSPAARLAVPAGAPAPRPRRARPARTLHPRQLALLMAAAFLLLAVAVAVLLQGLVEPQP from the exons ATGAGTGAAGGTGACCGAAATAAAGTCGACAATTCCCAGCAGGAAGGCAATATAAAG GCTCCTACTAATGGTACCGGGGGTCCACAACATTACTACAGTACCGGGTATCCACCACATTTCCACCATGTTCCACACCACATGCAGCATTCCCCACCGCCGCCGGCAGTCTTCCAGAAGGACGAGAGGACCCAGCGACAGTACTCTAAGCTAAAACAGAAACTAGAACGGAAGCAGACCAATAGGAATAATGGCATTG ATGCTAACTCGGGTGCTAGTACTCCGTCGCTCTCGCCACGTAAGGAAATAAATGGGCGCGCGGGCAGTAGTAGCGGCGCGAGCAGTGGCGGCAGTGGCGCGAGCAGTGGGAGCAGCCTGCCGAGCAGTGGGCCCAGCAGCGGCGCCAGCGCGGGCTGTGCCGGCAGCGGCGGTACCACCTCGTCCGGGGCCTGGTCGGAGGAGGGAGAAGCCTCGTCCGCCGAAGCCTCCGTGCAAGGCGATGGCTCGTCCGCCGCCGCCTCGGTACAAGGCGATGCCGAACCCGAAGATGAAACTGACGCCCAAGCTATACTTGACATGTTTGCTGCCAGACGCACACCACAG ATTACTGACGTCTCATCGACCAGCGCTCTGGTGATTTGGAATCTGCCAGTCCCAGAAGATGTCATAGTTCCAAATGGCGAGTTAACGTATGACTTGCTTCTGGCTGATCGTGGTGGCCGATACAAAGCTATTTATAGCGGCCAGAGCCTTACCTGCAG GGTAAGAGATCTGAAGCCGGGCTACGAGTACTCAGTATGCCTGCAGATTCGCGCCGGAAAGTTAGAAACGACGAGTGCTTCGGCGACGTTCCGTGCGCCGGCGGCGCGGCCCGAGCAGATGGCGGCGCCGCGCGTGACGCAGCGGGCGCGCACGTCGCTGCAGCTGCGCtgggccgccgccgccgacaaCGGCGCCCGCCTGCTGCACTACGTGCTCGAGATGGACGACGGCGACGGCTTCGTGGAGATCAGCCGTCCGCGCAGTCGCCAGCACACCGCCAACAATCTGCGGCCGCAGACTCGCTACCGATTCCGTATCGCCGCCGTCAACGACTGCGGGCGCGGCGAGTGGAGCGAAGAGACGGTCGCCTGGACCACGGGCTCGCCcccgcccgcccccgcgcctcccGCCCTCACCTCCGCCACCAACGAGTCGTTGGTGCTGGGCTGGGAGCGTCGATCCGACGAAGAGTTTACGTTACAAATGGACGACGCGGCTCGCGGTCACGGGTTCCTTCCCGTATACTCGGGCCCCGACAGAACTTACGTGTGCACTGGTCTCCATCGCGCCACAGACTATCGTTTTCGTCTCCGCTGTGAAACTGTCGACGGCCAAGGACCCTGGTCCGTAGAAGTCACGTACCGAACACTTCCCGAGCGCCCTGGCCCGCCTGGCCGGCCTACGTCTCGCGGTCGGATTCATTCCCGCGCATTTCGCCTTCGTTGGGAACAACCCGTGGACGACGGCGGCGCTGCAGTAGATTGTTACACCCTAGAGCTCGATGCCGGCGATGGGTATCGGCCAGCTTACCGAGGCCCAGAGCGCGAGGCGCACTGCGACCGCCTGCTGCCCGGCACGCCGTACCGCGCGCGAGTGCGCTGCAGCAACGAGGCCGGCCTCAGCGACTGGTCCGCCGCCGAGACCGTCACCACCGaggccgccgcgcccgccgcgccgcccgcgcccgcgcccgccgccgagCCGCGCAGCACGCTCGTGTCGCTGCGCTGGCGCCCGCCCGACTGCACCGGCGGCGCGCCCCTCACCGACTACCGCCTCGAGATCCTCGAGGCGCAAGATCCCGAGGGGGCCGCCCGCCTCGCCTACCAGGGGCCCGAGTGCGAGTGCATCGTGCGCGACCTCATGCCCGGCCGACTCTACCACACGTGGGTCACGGCTCACAACAGGGTGGGCGCTAGTCCGTCATCCCCAGCTCTCATCTTCGCGACAGCCCCGGCGCCACCAGACGCACCGGACACGCCAACCGCACAATTAGAAGGCGCTCGTGCCGCGAGGCTCGAATGGAGTCCACCGCGGGACAACGGCGCGTCTATTCTCGATTACCGCCTGGAAATGAGCTCCACGAATGTCGACGACGCATTCTCAGAAGTATATAGAGGCGCCGACACTAGCTGTCTGGTCAGTCGCCTCGTGCCGTTCTCGCCGTACTTCTTCCGAGTGTGCGCGAGCAACGCGGCGGGGCGAGGCGCGTGGTCCGGCGTGCGCGACGTGCTGacgccgcgcgcgccgcccgccgcgcccgccggccTGCGCCACGAGGCCACGGCCGACAGCCTGCGCCTGCAGTGGCGCCCGCCCGCCGCGCACGGCGCGCCGCTGCTGCGCTACCGCGTGGAGGTGGGCGACGCCGCCTACGACACCGAGGGCCCGGCGCCCGAGCGCGTGGTGCGCGGCCTGGCGCCCGACACCGTGTACCGCGTGCGCGTGGCCGCGCTCAACGAGCTAGGCCTGGGCGAGTGGTCGGACGAGGCACGCGCCGCTacccgcccgccgccgcccgcgcctccCGCGCTGCGCTGCGTGCAGGCGCAGCACAACCACCTGCGCCTCGAGTGGCCGGCCGCCGGCGGCGAGGGTGCCACCTACTGCGTCGAGATGCGCTCGCTCGACGCGAGAGACTTCCGACCCGTGTACCGAGGCTCGGCTCGCTCGTGCAAGGTGAAGAAGTTGCGCGAGGCGACTACGTATGCGTTCCGGATACGAGCCAGCGAcgagcgcggcgggcgcggcgcgtgGTCGGAGCCGCTGGAGGCCGCCACCatcgccgcgccgccgcccgcgccccgcgcgcCCACCGTCACGCAGCCGGCGCCGCGCTCCGCGCTCGTGTCGTGGGACCCGCTCGACGACGCGGAGTACCTGCTGCAGTGCGCTCGCGCTAGGGATGCCGCCTATAAGCAG GTGTACTCGGGCAGCGAGACGCAGTTCCAGCTGGAGGAGCTGGAGGCGGGCGCGGAGTACCTGGTGCGCGTGTGCGGCGTGCGCGGCGGGCTGGCGGGCGCGTGGTCGCCGGCGGCGCGGCTGGCGGTGCCGGCCGGCgcccccgcgccgcgcccgcgccgcgcccggcCCGCGCGCACGCTGCACCCGCGCCAGCTGGCGCTGCTGATGGCGGCGGCCTTCCTGCTGCTGGCGGTGGCCGTGGCCGTGCTGCTGCAGGGGCTGGTGGAGCCGCAGCCGTGA
- the LOC124645643 gene encoding fibronectin type-III domain-containing protein 3a isoform X1, producing the protein MVGVGVAEGGGGGGGPGDGYYGEYYPPEQYYVPQEMCPHPSQHPQHAHMCTVLPEYGGMPVVPSGTMMPPMMPPVLDESMRHYLVHAQAHPHHAAHHQPQHHQPPHHQPPPHHQPPHHYAPTNGTGGPQHYYSTGYPPHFHHVPHHMQHSPPPPAVFQKDERTQRQYSKLKQKLERKQTNRNNGIDANSGASTPSLSPRKEINGRAGSSSGASSGGSGASSGSSLPSSGPSSGASAGCAGSGGTTSSGAWSEEGEASSAEASVQGDGSSAAASVQGDAEPEDETDAQAILDMFAARRTPQITDVSSTSALVIWNLPVPEDVIVPNGELTYDLLLADRGGRYKAIYSGQSLTCRVRDLKPGYEYSVCLQIRAGKLETTSASATFRAPAARPEQMAAPRVTQRARTSLQLRWAAAADNGARLLHYVLEMDDGDGFVEISRPRSRQHTANNLRPQTRYRFRIAAVNDCGRGEWSEETVAWTTGSPPPAPAPPALTSATNESLVLGWERRSDEEFTLQMDDAARGHGFLPVYSGPDRTYVCTGLHRATDYRFRLRCETVDGQGPWSVEVTYRTLPERPGPPGRPTSRGRIHSRAFRLRWEQPVDDGGAAVDCYTLELDAGDGYRPAYRGPEREAHCDRLLPGTPYRARVRCSNEAGLSDWSAAETVTTEAAAPAAPPAPAPAAEPRSTLVSLRWRPPDCTGGAPLTDYRLEILEAQDPEGAARLAYQGPECECIVRDLMPGRLYHTWVTAHNRVGASPSSPALIFATAPAPPDAPDTPTAQLEGARAARLEWSPPRDNGASILDYRLEMSSTNVDDAFSEVYRGADTSCLVSRLVPFSPYFFRVCASNAAGRGAWSGVRDVLTPRAPPAAPAGLRHEATADSLRLQWRPPAAHGAPLLRYRVEVGDAAYDTEGPAPERVVRGLAPDTVYRVRVAALNELGLGEWSDEARAATRPPPPAPPALRCVQAQHNHLRLEWPAAGGEGATYCVEMRSLDARDFRPVYRGSARSCKVKKLREATTYAFRIRASDERGGRGAWSEPLEAATIAAPPPAPRAPTVTQPAPRSALVSWDPLDDAEYLLQCARARDAAYKQVYSGSETQFQLEELEAGAEYLVRVCGVRGGLAGAWSPAARLAVPAGAPAPRPRRARPARTLHPRQLALLMAAAFLLLAVAVAVLLQGLVEPQP; encoded by the exons ATGGTGGGCGTGGGCGTCGCGGAGGGTggcgggggcggcggcggccccGGCGACGGCTACTACGGAGAGTACTACCCTCCCGAACAGTACTACGTGCCGCAGGAGATGTGTCCTCACCCCTCGCAGCATCCTCAGCACGCGCATATGTGTACCGTGCTCCCTGAATATG GTGGCATGCCCGTAGTGCCATCAGGTACAATGATGCCGCCCATGATGCCGCCCGTGCTGGACGAGAGCATGCGCCACTACCTGGTGCATGCGCAGGCGCACCCCCACCACGCAGCGCACCATCAGCCGCAGCACCACCAGCCGCCGCATCACCAACCACCGCCTCATCATCAGCCGCCACACCATTAC GCTCCTACTAATGGTACCGGGGGTCCACAACATTACTACAGTACCGGGTATCCACCACATTTCCACCATGTTCCACACCACATGCAGCATTCCCCACCGCCGCCGGCAGTCTTCCAGAAGGACGAGAGGACCCAGCGACAGTACTCTAAGCTAAAACAGAAACTAGAACGGAAGCAGACCAATAGGAATAATGGCATTG ATGCTAACTCGGGTGCTAGTACTCCGTCGCTCTCGCCACGTAAGGAAATAAATGGGCGCGCGGGCAGTAGTAGCGGCGCGAGCAGTGGCGGCAGTGGCGCGAGCAGTGGGAGCAGCCTGCCGAGCAGTGGGCCCAGCAGCGGCGCCAGCGCGGGCTGTGCCGGCAGCGGCGGTACCACCTCGTCCGGGGCCTGGTCGGAGGAGGGAGAAGCCTCGTCCGCCGAAGCCTCCGTGCAAGGCGATGGCTCGTCCGCCGCCGCCTCGGTACAAGGCGATGCCGAACCCGAAGATGAAACTGACGCCCAAGCTATACTTGACATGTTTGCTGCCAGACGCACACCACAG ATTACTGACGTCTCATCGACCAGCGCTCTGGTGATTTGGAATCTGCCAGTCCCAGAAGATGTCATAGTTCCAAATGGCGAGTTAACGTATGACTTGCTTCTGGCTGATCGTGGTGGCCGATACAAAGCTATTTATAGCGGCCAGAGCCTTACCTGCAG GGTAAGAGATCTGAAGCCGGGCTACGAGTACTCAGTATGCCTGCAGATTCGCGCCGGAAAGTTAGAAACGACGAGTGCTTCGGCGACGTTCCGTGCGCCGGCGGCGCGGCCCGAGCAGATGGCGGCGCCGCGCGTGACGCAGCGGGCGCGCACGTCGCTGCAGCTGCGCtgggccgccgccgccgacaaCGGCGCCCGCCTGCTGCACTACGTGCTCGAGATGGACGACGGCGACGGCTTCGTGGAGATCAGCCGTCCGCGCAGTCGCCAGCACACCGCCAACAATCTGCGGCCGCAGACTCGCTACCGATTCCGTATCGCCGCCGTCAACGACTGCGGGCGCGGCGAGTGGAGCGAAGAGACGGTCGCCTGGACCACGGGCTCGCCcccgcccgcccccgcgcctcccGCCCTCACCTCCGCCACCAACGAGTCGTTGGTGCTGGGCTGGGAGCGTCGATCCGACGAAGAGTTTACGTTACAAATGGACGACGCGGCTCGCGGTCACGGGTTCCTTCCCGTATACTCGGGCCCCGACAGAACTTACGTGTGCACTGGTCTCCATCGCGCCACAGACTATCGTTTTCGTCTCCGCTGTGAAACTGTCGACGGCCAAGGACCCTGGTCCGTAGAAGTCACGTACCGAACACTTCCCGAGCGCCCTGGCCCGCCTGGCCGGCCTACGTCTCGCGGTCGGATTCATTCCCGCGCATTTCGCCTTCGTTGGGAACAACCCGTGGACGACGGCGGCGCTGCAGTAGATTGTTACACCCTAGAGCTCGATGCCGGCGATGGGTATCGGCCAGCTTACCGAGGCCCAGAGCGCGAGGCGCACTGCGACCGCCTGCTGCCCGGCACGCCGTACCGCGCGCGAGTGCGCTGCAGCAACGAGGCCGGCCTCAGCGACTGGTCCGCCGCCGAGACCGTCACCACCGaggccgccgcgcccgccgcgccgcccgcgcccgcgcccgccgccgagCCGCGCAGCACGCTCGTGTCGCTGCGCTGGCGCCCGCCCGACTGCACCGGCGGCGCGCCCCTCACCGACTACCGCCTCGAGATCCTCGAGGCGCAAGATCCCGAGGGGGCCGCCCGCCTCGCCTACCAGGGGCCCGAGTGCGAGTGCATCGTGCGCGACCTCATGCCCGGCCGACTCTACCACACGTGGGTCACGGCTCACAACAGGGTGGGCGCTAGTCCGTCATCCCCAGCTCTCATCTTCGCGACAGCCCCGGCGCCACCAGACGCACCGGACACGCCAACCGCACAATTAGAAGGCGCTCGTGCCGCGAGGCTCGAATGGAGTCCACCGCGGGACAACGGCGCGTCTATTCTCGATTACCGCCTGGAAATGAGCTCCACGAATGTCGACGACGCATTCTCAGAAGTATATAGAGGCGCCGACACTAGCTGTCTGGTCAGTCGCCTCGTGCCGTTCTCGCCGTACTTCTTCCGAGTGTGCGCGAGCAACGCGGCGGGGCGAGGCGCGTGGTCCGGCGTGCGCGACGTGCTGacgccgcgcgcgccgcccgccgcgcccgccggccTGCGCCACGAGGCCACGGCCGACAGCCTGCGCCTGCAGTGGCGCCCGCCCGCCGCGCACGGCGCGCCGCTGCTGCGCTACCGCGTGGAGGTGGGCGACGCCGCCTACGACACCGAGGGCCCGGCGCCCGAGCGCGTGGTGCGCGGCCTGGCGCCCGACACCGTGTACCGCGTGCGCGTGGCCGCGCTCAACGAGCTAGGCCTGGGCGAGTGGTCGGACGAGGCACGCGCCGCTacccgcccgccgccgcccgcgcctccCGCGCTGCGCTGCGTGCAGGCGCAGCACAACCACCTGCGCCTCGAGTGGCCGGCCGCCGGCGGCGAGGGTGCCACCTACTGCGTCGAGATGCGCTCGCTCGACGCGAGAGACTTCCGACCCGTGTACCGAGGCTCGGCTCGCTCGTGCAAGGTGAAGAAGTTGCGCGAGGCGACTACGTATGCGTTCCGGATACGAGCCAGCGAcgagcgcggcgggcgcggcgcgtgGTCGGAGCCGCTGGAGGCCGCCACCatcgccgcgccgccgcccgcgccccgcgcgcCCACCGTCACGCAGCCGGCGCCGCGCTCCGCGCTCGTGTCGTGGGACCCGCTCGACGACGCGGAGTACCTGCTGCAGTGCGCTCGCGCTAGGGATGCCGCCTATAAGCAG GTGTACTCGGGCAGCGAGACGCAGTTCCAGCTGGAGGAGCTGGAGGCGGGCGCGGAGTACCTGGTGCGCGTGTGCGGCGTGCGCGGCGGGCTGGCGGGCGCGTGGTCGCCGGCGGCGCGGCTGGCGGTGCCGGCCGGCgcccccgcgccgcgcccgcgccgcgcccggcCCGCGCGCACGCTGCACCCGCGCCAGCTGGCGCTGCTGATGGCGGCGGCCTTCCTGCTGCTGGCGGTGGCCGTGGCCGTGCTGCTGCAGGGGCTGGTGGAGCCGCAGCCGTGA